The following proteins are co-located in the Flavobacterium sp. CECT 9288 genome:
- a CDS encoding glycoside hydrolase family 10 protein: MKTHKNSIFLTILLLLFFTNGIAQSPNLHPKNEFRAVWIATVVNIDWPKKGTDSVSKQKADYLELLDTYKKLNYNAVIVQIRSVGDAFYPTQLAPWSRFLTGKEGKAPDPYYDALQWMITEAHTRGFEFHAWLNPYRATMDYNTQILSSEHDYFKHPEWMIKYGGKIYYNPALPEVQAHLLNVVNEVVTNYDIDAIHFDDYFYPYRIPGEEFNDSASFKLYGDGMKLEDWRRSNVNTFVKDAAVAIKKNKPWVQFGISPFGVWRNKSVDPKGSDTEAGQTNYDDLFADPLAWMDQKWIDYIIPQLYWSIDHPKASYAKLLRWWSENSNNTAIYIGNSSYKVNADSDKKWNNPNELPNQIDLTRTYKNVQGNAFFSAKSFVNKNQSVTNLLVQNQYKYPALPTVVPAAIKKNEVVPVVQAAFSNEIASGFQIVYPTGSKMRYAVIYGSSANAKIDVNDASHIIDKVALIENLETLQIFVPTYKLHKNKTCAVTFIDYYGNESDPTFINVAEH; this comes from the coding sequence ATGAAGACTCATAAAAACTCCATATTTCTCACAATTCTTTTACTCCTTTTTTTTACAAACGGTATAGCACAGTCACCAAATCTTCATCCTAAAAATGAGTTTAGAGCTGTATGGATAGCAACTGTTGTAAATATTGACTGGCCTAAAAAAGGTACCGATAGTGTAAGCAAACAAAAAGCAGATTATTTAGAACTACTTGATACATATAAAAAACTAAATTACAATGCTGTCATTGTGCAAATAAGAAGTGTGGGCGATGCATTTTATCCAACACAACTTGCGCCATGGTCACGTTTTTTAACAGGAAAAGAGGGAAAAGCTCCAGATCCTTACTACGATGCACTTCAATGGATGATTACAGAAGCTCACACTAGAGGTTTTGAATTTCATGCGTGGTTAAATCCGTACAGAGCAACTATGGATTACAACACCCAAATTTTAAGTTCTGAGCACGATTATTTCAAACACCCTGAATGGATGATAAAATATGGTGGTAAAATCTATTATAATCCTGCTTTGCCAGAAGTACAAGCACATTTATTGAATGTGGTAAATGAAGTAGTAACAAATTACGATATTGATGCCATTCATTTTGATGATTATTTTTACCCGTATCGCATTCCGGGAGAAGAATTTAATGATAGTGCATCTTTTAAGTTATACGGAGACGGAATGAAACTTGAAGATTGGAGACGCTCTAACGTGAACACTTTTGTAAAAGATGCAGCTGTTGCTATCAAGAAAAATAAGCCTTGGGTTCAATTTGGCATAAGTCCCTTTGGAGTATGGCGAAACAAATCAGTTGATCCAAAAGGTTCTGATACCGAAGCAGGTCAAACCAATTATGATGATTTATTTGCCGATCCACTGGCTTGGATGGATCAAAAATGGATTGATTATATTATTCCGCAGTTGTATTGGAGTATTGATCATCCTAAAGCATCGTATGCAAAACTCCTACGCTGGTGGTCTGAAAATTCTAATAACACAGCCATTTACATAGGAAATAGCAGTTATAAAGTTAACGCAGATTCTGATAAAAAATGGAATAACCCCAATGAATTACCCAATCAAATTGACCTAACCAGAACCTATAAAAACGTGCAAGGAAATGCTTTTTTTAGTGCCAAGTCATTTGTAAATAAAAATCAAAGTGTTACAAATCTTCTAGTACAAAACCAATATAAATACCCAGCCTTACCTACCGTGGTTCCAGCAGCTATTAAAAAAAATGAAGTTGTACCAGTAGTTCAAGCGGCTTTTAGCAATGAAATAGCATCGGGATTTCAAATTGTATATCCCACGGGCTCAAAAATGCGCTATGCAGTAATTTACGGCTCTTCAGCCAATGCTAAAATCGATGTTAATGACGCAAGTCATATCATTGATAAAGTAGCTTTAATTGAAAATTTAGAAACGCTTCAAATATTTGTTCCAACTTATAAATTACATAAAAACAAGACCTGCGCAGTCACTTTTATTGACTACTATGGAAATGAAAGCGATCCAACATTTATAAACGTAGCAGAACACTAA
- a CDS encoding MFS transporter, which translates to MATDNRPWYWIPLLNFASGFPYVIIISVSVLMYKNLGISNEDIGLYTSLLYLPWVIKPLWSPFIDLHGTKRKWFLSMQLFISIAFLLIGFIIPTSQFFLLSLSIFWVAAFASASNDVASDGFYMLALSKDQQSFFLGIRSTFYRASMLTGNGLIILLAGYLEHHYANTQKAWSYTMIFVGLVMIFLTIYNYFATPKKELPKEIGVTEQKNFSTVFASFFKKKQIGLILAFILLFRLGESQLLKMLTPFLVDKKTVGGLELSTEDVGLIYGTFGLIALTIGGILGGIAISKKGLGYCMLPMILIMHLPIIGFVLLAHFQPTTLINLYLDLNLFTIDWSFNPYITAVVIIEQLGYGIGFAAFMMYLIYVAEGESKTSHYSIATGFMALGMMLPGMLSGYIQEYLGYGNFFIWVFLATIPGIILSRYLIFPKDFGKKLEQEKTN; encoded by the coding sequence ATGGCAACAGATAATAGACCTTGGTACTGGATACCGCTTTTAAACTTTGCATCGGGATTTCCTTATGTAATTATTATTTCCGTTTCTGTATTGATGTACAAAAACCTAGGTATCAGTAATGAGGATATTGGCCTCTACACAAGCTTACTGTATCTCCCATGGGTAATTAAACCATTGTGGAGCCCTTTTATAGACTTGCATGGAACCAAAAGAAAATGGTTTTTAAGCATGCAATTGTTTATCTCCATTGCTTTCTTGCTTATTGGTTTTATTATACCAACTAGTCAGTTTTTCTTGTTGAGTTTATCCATTTTTTGGGTAGCAGCATTTGCATCAGCTTCTAATGATGTGGCAAGTGATGGATTTTACATGCTAGCATTGAGCAAAGATCAGCAGTCTTTTTTCCTAGGAATTAGAAGTACATTTTACAGAGCTTCTATGCTTACAGGAAATGGATTGATTATTTTGCTTGCAGGTTATCTTGAACATCATTATGCTAATACGCAAAAAGCATGGTCCTATACAATGATTTTCGTTGGTTTAGTAATGATTTTCTTAACGATTTATAATTATTTTGCTACACCAAAAAAGGAGTTACCAAAAGAAATTGGTGTCACAGAGCAAAAGAATTTCAGCACCGTTTTTGCTAGTTTTTTCAAAAAGAAACAAATCGGTTTAATTCTGGCTTTTATTTTGCTTTTTAGGCTGGGAGAATCTCAACTTCTTAAAATGCTGACTCCTTTTTTAGTAGATAAAAAAACAGTAGGTGGACTTGAATTATCTACCGAAGATGTGGGACTTATTTACGGAACTTTTGGGTTAATTGCGCTAACTATTGGCGGTATTTTAGGCGGTATTGCTATTTCAAAAAAAGGATTGGGCTATTGTATGCTACCTATGATTTTGATCATGCATTTGCCTATTATTGGATTTGTATTGTTAGCTCATTTTCAACCTACTACACTAATTAACCTTTATTTAGACTTGAATCTTTTTACTATCGATTGGTCCTTTAATCCTTATATCACTGCCGTGGTTATTATTGAACAATTAGGGTATGGAATAGGTTTTGCAGCGTTTATGATGTATTTAATTTATGTTGCTGAGGGAGAATCAAAAACTTCACATTATTCTATAGCAACCGGATTTATGGCTTTAGGAATGATGCTTCCAGGGATGTTAAGTGGTTATATCCAAGAATATCTCGGGTATGGCAATTTCTTTATTTGGGTGTTTTTGGCAACCATTCCAGGAATCATTTTGTCTAGATATTTAATTTTCCCAAAGGATTTTGGAAAAAAATTAGAACAAGAGAAAACAAACTAG
- a CDS encoding glycoside hydrolase family 3 protein: MTLEQKVGQFFFPAVFINDSEEHIQEMESLIKKYNIGGLTFFHSRASAATNYESNKKIEFNDDSAIRLQELIVRYQKCASTPLLMSIDAEWGLAMRVEKTPQYPYAITLGALPDSEIDLVYQVGKQIGLDLKSVGIHYNLAPLADINNNPNNPVIGYRSFGEDKKKVADFAVAYLQGLTDAGVLGCLKHFPGHGNTSVDSHLGLPVLQESREELMENELVPFIEGIKNNVDSIMIGHLAVPSWNENQNTSATLSKNIIETLLRKQLGYKGLVISDALNMHSVSKLYEKKGQLEWEAFHAGNDVLCFAENVAEGIDEIVKNASLERINASFERIMQCKEKVGILDIDNQIDVYKKVDFDFKKTSDLNSKIAQLSVTTILDSNNSTSIFEAQKKNSLAKVSFYKEANNYFFDALASELPSSSFNFTLDNGNLEVLKSQLDTFETVLVAIFVPKVKPLNNFEIEDSVLDFLSVLLQNKNCFVYTFGNPYALQIIPNLKKAKGLVHTYQDFQEFQKVTAELLTKNHTTKGALPVKINLL; this comes from the coding sequence ATGACATTAGAACAAAAAGTAGGTCAATTTTTCTTTCCAGCTGTTTTTATCAATGACAGCGAAGAGCACATTCAAGAAATGGAGTCTCTTATTAAAAAATACAACATTGGCGGACTGACTTTTTTTCACAGTCGTGCTAGTGCTGCAACAAATTACGAATCGAATAAAAAAATAGAGTTCAATGATGATAGCGCCATTCGATTACAAGAATTGATTGTGCGCTATCAAAAATGCGCCTCTACTCCCCTTTTAATGAGCATTGATGCCGAATGGGGATTGGCCATGCGTGTAGAAAAAACGCCTCAATATCCTTATGCCATTACGCTTGGCGCTTTGCCAGATAGCGAAATTGATTTGGTTTATCAAGTTGGAAAACAAATAGGATTAGATTTAAAATCAGTTGGTATACATTACAATTTAGCACCTCTGGCTGATATTAATAACAATCCCAACAATCCTGTGATTGGATATAGATCTTTTGGCGAAGACAAAAAAAAAGTAGCTGATTTTGCTGTTGCTTATTTACAAGGCCTTACTGACGCGGGTGTATTAGGTTGTCTTAAACATTTTCCTGGACACGGAAATACTAGCGTAGATTCTCATTTAGGATTACCGGTGCTTCAAGAATCACGAGAAGAATTGATGGAAAATGAATTAGTACCTTTTATAGAAGGAATTAAAAATAACGTCGATTCTATAATGATTGGCCATTTAGCAGTGCCGTCTTGGAACGAAAACCAAAATACTTCTGCTACTTTATCAAAAAACATAATCGAAACACTTTTACGGAAGCAATTAGGATATAAAGGTCTCGTAATATCTGATGCCTTAAACATGCACAGTGTTTCTAAATTATATGAGAAAAAAGGACAACTAGAATGGGAAGCTTTTCACGCTGGAAATGATGTATTGTGTTTTGCTGAAAACGTAGCCGAAGGTATAGATGAAATTGTAAAAAATGCATCTCTTGAAAGAATCAATGCAAGTTTTGAGCGCATCATGCAGTGTAAAGAAAAAGTTGGGATTCTTGATATTGATAATCAAATAGATGTCTATAAAAAAGTCGATTTTGATTTTAAAAAAACATCCGACTTAAATTCTAAAATTGCTCAATTGAGCGTTACAACAATTTTAGATTCAAACAATTCAACTTCAATTTTTGAAGCACAAAAAAAGAATAGTTTAGCCAAAGTAAGTTTTTACAAAGAGGCTAATAATTATTTTTTTGATGCGCTTGCATCTGAACTGCCATCTTCGAGTTTTAATTTTACTTTAGATAATGGTAATTTAGAAGTTTTAAAAAGTCAACTGGATACATTTGAAACGGTTTTGGTCGCTATTTTTGTACCGAAAGTAAAACCTTTAAATAATTTTGAAATCGAAGATTCAGTTTTGGATTTTTTAAGTGTATTACTTCAAAACAAAAACTGTTTTGTGTACACTTTTGGAAATCCTTATGCTTTACAAATTATACCTAACTTAAAAAAAGCAAAAGGTTTAGTACACACATATCAAGATTTTCAAGAATTTCAGAAAGTTACCGCCGAGCTGCTTACTAAAAATCATACCACTAAAGGCGCACTTCCTGTAAAAATTAACTTGTTATAA
- a CDS encoding peroxiredoxin, translated as MSLVGKKFPSIAVDAISEMGDNLKINIFEEATNNNKKVLLFWYPKDFTFVCPTELHAFQAALPEFEKRNTIVIGASCDTNEVHFAWLNTPKNNGGIEGVTYPILADTNRNLSNILGILDIESTEYSEETDSIIIEGSNVTYRATYLIDETGKIFHESVNDMPLGRNVNEYLRMVDAYTHIQEKGEVCPANWEAGKEAMSADRISTAEYLSLN; from the coding sequence ATGTCATTAGTAGGTAAAAAATTTCCAAGTATTGCAGTAGACGCCATCTCTGAAATGGGTGATAATTTAAAAATAAATATTTTTGAAGAGGCTACAAACAACAACAAAAAAGTATTGTTGTTTTGGTATCCAAAAGATTTTACTTTTGTTTGTCCAACTGAATTACACGCTTTTCAAGCAGCATTACCTGAATTTGAAAAAAGAAATACAATTGTAATTGGTGCATCTTGCGATACTAACGAAGTGCATTTTGCATGGTTGAACACACCAAAAAACAACGGTGGAATTGAAGGTGTTACTTACCCAATTCTTGCTGATACAAACAGAAACCTTTCTAACATTTTAGGTATTTTAGATATTGAGTCAACAGAATATAGCGAAGAAACAGATTCAATCATCATTGAAGGATCTAATGTTACTTACAGAGCTACCTATTTAATTGACGAGACTGGTAAAATTTTCCACGAAAGTGTTAACGATATGCCACTTGGTCGTAACGTAAACGAATACTTACGTATGGTAGATGCTTACACTCACATACAAGAAAAAGGTGAAGTATGTCCTGCAAACTGGGAAGCTGGTAAAGAAGCAATGAGTGCTGATAGAATTAGTACTGCTGAATACTTGAGTTTAAACTAA
- a CDS encoding co-chaperone YbbN: MLIELTDDTLKDLIAKDEKVVVQFSASWCGNCRIMKPKFKKLASENETITFALVDAENFPESRKLANVSNLPTFATFVNGQLVNETQTNKAEVLNELVNEIV; the protein is encoded by the coding sequence ATGTTAATCGAATTAACCGATGATACCCTTAAAGATTTAATTGCAAAAGACGAAAAAGTAGTAGTTCAATTTTCTGCTTCTTGGTGTGGAAATTGTCGTATCATGAAGCCTAAGTTCAAAAAATTAGCTTCAGAAAATGAAACTATAACTTTCGCTCTTGTTGATGCTGAAAATTTTCCAGAATCAAGAAAACTAGCTAACGTGAGTAATTTACCAACATTTGCAACATTTGTAAATGGACAATTGGTAAACGAAACTCAGACCAATAAAGCCGAAGTTTTAAACGAATTGGTAAACGAAATAGTGTAA
- the tpx gene encoding thiol peroxidase: MATITLGGNPIHTSGELPTIGSKIADFKLVKTDLSVASLQDFAGKKLVLNIFPSIDTGTCAASVRKFNESASALENTTVLCISRDLPFAQKRFCGAEGLENVVNLSDFTEGSFGKTNGLEITDGPLAGLHSRVIIVVDENGVITHTEQVAEIADEPNYEAALNVL; this comes from the coding sequence ATGGCTACAATAACATTAGGAGGAAATCCAATACACACTTCGGGCGAATTACCAACTATAGGAAGTAAAATTGCTGATTTTAAATTAGTTAAAACTGATTTATCAGTTGCATCATTACAAGATTTTGCAGGTAAAAAATTAGTTTTAAACATTTTTCCAAGTATCGATACTGGTACTTGCGCAGCATCTGTTAGAAAATTTAACGAAAGCGCTAGTGCCCTTGAAAACACAACTGTATTATGTATTTCAAGAGATTTACCATTTGCACAAAAACGTTTTTGTGGTGCTGAAGGATTAGAGAACGTAGTAAATTTATCTGATTTTACCGAAGGTAGTTTTGGTAAAACAAACGGTTTAGAAATTACAGATGGTCCACTTGCTGGATTACATTCTAGAGTAATCATTGTTGTTGATGAAAATGGTGTTATCACGCACACGGAACAAGTTGCTGAAATAGCTGACGAACCTAATTACGAAGCCGCTTTAAACGTGCTTTAA
- a CDS encoding diacylglycerol kinase family protein: protein MEFKKDNTFFRGRLKSFRFAFNGATKLIRTEHSIMVQCFLGIIVTIAGFYFGISKTEWLIQTLAIGMVISIEGLNTAVEKIADFIHPNFHEKIGFIKDIAAGAVFFAAITAFVIGLIIYIPFLF, encoded by the coding sequence ATGGAGTTCAAAAAAGACAATACTTTTTTTAGAGGACGATTAAAAAGTTTTCGTTTTGCTTTTAACGGCGCAACCAAATTAATACGAACAGAACACAGCATTATGGTACAATGTTTCCTTGGAATCATTGTTACCATTGCTGGTTTTTATTTTGGTATTTCAAAAACGGAATGGTTAATACAAACCCTAGCTATAGGTATGGTAATAAGCATAGAAGGGTTAAATACTGCGGTAGAAAAGATTGCTGATTTTATACATCCTAATTTTCATGAAAAAATTGGGTTTATCAAAGATATTGCTGCTGGTGCTGTTTTCTTTGCCGCAATCACAGCATTTGTTATTGGGCTAATTATTTACATCCCGTTTCTTTTCTAG
- a CDS encoding DNA translocase FtsK: MAKTVKAPINKKKETTSTSTQKIQISKQQKIVFGTMLVLFSVALLLAFISFFIYGQQDQSAVQELTNREELVQNWLGKFGALLADTFVYKGFGVASFIFVRLFFLSGMYLIVGIPVKRLKNIWFWDLFAIIVLSILFGFFATSLPELGGIIGYELNLFLQDYLGKTGTLLTLIFGLVIYIIFKMKLSPETIQSFFDRSKENTIESVNASTKNESNSNYNLEEFAVDEEEKDDIHLKTNGNQFEINKDALKPTISHASDIVRDPVTKPLSMVVAPLREPEIIKNTEDTFVIEKAAEEDIIEENLASRLVADFGLFDPTLDLSNYKFPVIDLLKEYSTGGITINQAELEENKNKIVDTLRNYKIEIAQIKATVGPSVTLYEIVPEAGIRISKIKSLEDDIALSLSALGIRIIAPIPGKGTIGIEVPNKNPTMVSMKSVIGSAKFQEAEMELPIALGKTISNETFVVDLAKMPHLLMAGATGQGKSVGLNAVLTSLLYKKHPAEVKFVLVDPKKVELTLFNKIERHYLAKLPDMDDAIITDNAKVVNTLNSLCVEMDNRYSLLKDAMVRNIKEYNDKFKARKLNPENGHRFLPYIVLVVDEFADLIMTAGKEVEVPIARLAQLARAIGIHLIIATQRPSVNVITGLIKANFPARIAFRVTSKIDSRTILDTQGADQLIGRGDMLYTNGNDVVRVQCAFIDTPEVEKITEFIGAQKAYATAYLLPEFIGEESGINLDVDISERDTLFREAAEIIVNAQQGSASLLQRKLKLGYNRAGRLIDQLEAAGIVGPFEGSKARSVNILDMSSLDQFFNNEQNN, encoded by the coding sequence ATGGCAAAAACAGTAAAAGCACCTATCAATAAAAAGAAGGAAACTACTTCTACGAGCACCCAAAAAATCCAAATCTCAAAACAACAGAAAATAGTTTTTGGCACCATGCTAGTACTATTCTCTGTGGCTTTGTTATTGGCCTTTATTTCATTTTTCATTTACGGACAGCAAGATCAAAGTGCAGTTCAAGAATTAACTAATAGAGAAGAACTTGTTCAAAACTGGCTCGGTAAATTTGGAGCATTATTAGCAGACACTTTTGTTTATAAAGGCTTTGGTGTTGCTTCTTTTATATTTGTTCGCTTATTTTTCTTATCAGGTATGTATCTTATTGTGGGAATTCCCGTTAAGAGATTGAAAAACATTTGGTTTTGGGACTTATTTGCAATTATTGTTCTTTCAATTCTATTTGGTTTTTTTGCCACTTCACTACCAGAATTAGGAGGTATTATTGGGTATGAACTCAATTTATTCCTACAAGATTATTTGGGTAAAACAGGAACCTTGCTTACCTTAATTTTCGGATTAGTGATTTATATCATTTTCAAAATGAAACTTTCGCCAGAAACCATTCAATCCTTTTTTGATAGATCCAAAGAGAATACAATAGAATCTGTAAATGCTTCAACAAAAAATGAATCCAATAGTAATTACAACTTAGAAGAATTTGCTGTTGACGAAGAAGAAAAAGATGATATTCATTTAAAAACGAATGGGAATCAGTTTGAAATTAACAAAGATGCTTTAAAACCTACAATTAGTCATGCTTCAGACATCGTTCGGGATCCTGTAACAAAACCACTCTCAATGGTTGTTGCGCCTCTAAGGGAACCTGAAATCATTAAAAATACCGAAGATACTTTTGTGATTGAAAAAGCTGCTGAAGAAGATATCATTGAAGAGAATTTGGCTTCAAGACTAGTGGCTGATTTTGGTTTATTTGACCCTACTCTTGATCTATCAAATTATAAATTTCCTGTAATTGATTTACTAAAAGAATATTCAACAGGAGGAATTACAATCAACCAGGCAGAACTGGAAGAAAATAAAAATAAAATTGTAGATACTTTACGCAATTATAAAATAGAAATTGCACAAATAAAAGCTACCGTAGGTCCATCGGTTACATTATATGAAATTGTACCTGAGGCTGGAATTAGAATTTCAAAAATTAAAAGTCTTGAAGACGATATCGCCTTGTCTTTATCCGCTTTAGGAATACGTATTATTGCTCCTATCCCAGGAAAAGGAACTATTGGTATTGAAGTACCAAATAAGAATCCTACTATGGTTTCTATGAAAAGTGTCATTGGCTCAGCCAAATTTCAAGAGGCCGAAATGGAATTGCCTATCGCACTAGGAAAAACTATTTCTAATGAAACTTTTGTTGTGGATTTAGCCAAAATGCCGCACTTATTGATGGCAGGTGCAACTGGACAAGGAAAATCAGTTGGGTTAAATGCGGTTTTAACATCATTATTGTACAAAAAACATCCAGCTGAAGTAAAATTTGTATTGGTTGATCCAAAAAAAGTAGAACTTACTCTTTTTAATAAAATAGAAAGACATTATTTAGCTAAACTCCCTGATATGGATGATGCTATTATTACAGATAATGCTAAAGTTGTAAACACATTAAACTCTCTTTGTGTAGAAATGGACAATCGTTATTCCTTATTGAAGGATGCGATGGTACGAAATATCAAAGAATATAACGATAAGTTCAAGGCTAGAAAATTGAATCCAGAAAATGGACACCGTTTTTTACCCTATATTGTTCTTGTAGTAGATGAATTTGCTGATTTGATCATGACTGCAGGAAAAGAAGTTGAAGTACCTATTGCACGACTGGCTCAATTAGCCCGAGCTATTGGAATACATTTAATTATTGCAACTCAGCGTCCATCTGTAAATGTAATTACGGGTTTGATAAAAGCCAATTTCCCTGCGAGAATTGCATTTAGAGTAACTTCAAAAATTGATTCAAGAACAATTTTGGATACGCAAGGAGCTGATCAGTTGATTGGACGTGGAGACATGTTATACACAAATGGTAACGATGTAGTTCGTGTACAATGTGCATTTATTGACACGCCAGAAGTTGAAAAAATAACAGAATTTATTGGAGCTCAAAAAGCCTATGCTACTGCTTATTTGCTACCAGAGTTTATTGGAGAAGAAAGTGGCATTAATCTTGATGTAGATATTTCTGAAAGAGACACGCTTTTCAGGGAAGCTGCAGAGATTATTGTTAATGCACAACAAGGTTCGGCTTCGCTACTCCAACGAAAATTAAAATTAGGATACAACAGAGCCGGTAGACTTATTGATCAATTAGAAGCTGCTGGTATAGTTGGACCATTTGAAGGAAGTAAAGCAAGAAGCGTAAACATACTTGATATGAGTTCTCTAGATCAATTTTTCAACAATGAACAAAATAATTAA
- a CDS encoding outer membrane lipoprotein carrier protein LolA, which translates to MKTFSSKIITFSMLFLLAFSVNAQDKKAKDLLDQVTAKVKSYNNIAIDFKYSLNNAKENINQDSKGNVTMKGNQYVLNFMGVTKIFDGKKTYTIVPEDEEITISTVNEKDDNAITPSKMLTFFNSGYKYTMDIVQNVKGRKIQYIKLVPVSTKDQRKEVLLGIDIQTKHIYNLIEIGKKGTKTTLTVNSFKTNQPLSKNQFTFAASKYPNYYINKLD; encoded by the coding sequence ATGAAAACTTTTAGTTCAAAAATTATTACATTTAGTATGCTTTTTTTGCTTGCTTTTTCAGTGAATGCTCAGGATAAAAAAGCCAAAGATTTACTGGATCAAGTTACTGCCAAAGTTAAAAGCTACAATAATATTGCTATTGATTTTAAATATTCATTAAATAATGCAAAAGAAAACATCAACCAAGATAGTAAAGGAAATGTAACAATGAAAGGGAATCAATACGTTCTAAATTTCATGGGAGTAACTAAAATATTTGACGGAAAAAAAACATACACTATTGTCCCAGAGGACGAAGAAATTACTATTTCAACTGTTAATGAAAAAGATGATAATGCCATCACTCCGTCAAAAATGTTGACTTTTTTTAATTCAGGTTACAAATACACAATGGATATTGTTCAAAATGTTAAGGGTAGAAAAATTCAATATATAAAATTGGTGCCAGTAAGTACAAAAGATCAAAGAAAAGAGGTTTTATTGGGTATTGATATTCAAACAAAACACATCTATAATCTTATTGAAATAGGTAAAAAAGGAACAAAAACCACATTAACCGTTAATTCTTTTAAAACCAATCAACCTTTGTCAAAAAATCAATTTACATTTGCGGCAAGTAAATATCCAAATTACTACATCAACAAATTAGATTAA